A region of Beijerinckia sp. 28-YEA-48 DNA encodes the following proteins:
- a CDS encoding MFS transporter, producing MQNDLNRQNWMLIAAAVLGVGVSLLAVALIPLAVFLKPLNAAFGWGRAEISLAITVMGLAMAIAMPIAGWIIDRYGIVRPAIISILGIAAGLLFMPTAITQFGLMGLYVTAGWIGAVGTASSAVIYVKVLSAVFDKSRGLALGFAMAGMPLGMAVAPLIAVTLLQAYGWQAGFYGLAALPIVIGIPTVLYVGAHAPAMTAAGGKPSSRDTSGECRMSDAMKTRSFATMFLVFLVAALALHGIQIHLPALLSDRGVPQHLSVAALSVMFVVALIARVVCGFLFDRFFAPWIGALCFLVSAIGVAILILPGAPAAQVILAIVLFAVGTGAETDLLAFLVSRYYGNRAFAQIYGWLFAAFMVGSAIGPYLVGLAFDQARDYTTALAWSSAGLLLSTLLLASLPRFAKREASATAPATAPAE from the coding sequence ATGCAGAATGATCTCAACAGGCAGAACTGGATGCTGATCGCCGCCGCCGTGCTGGGCGTCGGTGTTTCCTTGCTGGCGGTGGCTTTGATTCCGCTAGCGGTGTTTCTCAAGCCGCTGAACGCGGCCTTCGGCTGGGGCCGCGCCGAAATTTCGCTCGCCATCACCGTGATGGGACTGGCCATGGCCATCGCCATGCCAATCGCCGGTTGGATCATCGATCGCTATGGCATTGTTCGTCCGGCCATCATTTCGATCCTCGGAATTGCGGCGGGTCTGTTGTTCATGCCGACAGCCATCACGCAATTCGGCCTCATGGGTCTTTACGTAACCGCCGGCTGGATCGGTGCCGTGGGTACGGCTTCAAGTGCCGTCATCTACGTCAAAGTGCTGTCGGCGGTCTTCGATAAATCGCGCGGCCTGGCGCTCGGCTTCGCCATGGCGGGCATGCCGCTTGGCATGGCGGTGGCGCCACTCATCGCCGTCACCCTGTTGCAGGCCTATGGCTGGCAGGCCGGCTTCTATGGTCTGGCCGCACTCCCGATCGTCATCGGCATTCCGACCGTGCTTTATGTCGGCGCGCATGCGCCTGCCATGACCGCTGCTGGCGGCAAGCCTTCGTCCCGCGACACGAGCGGAGAGTGCCGCATGAGCGATGCGATGAAGACGCGCAGTTTTGCCACCATGTTTCTGGTCTTCCTGGTGGCGGCATTAGCTCTGCACGGCATTCAGATCCATCTGCCGGCACTGCTGTCTGACCGTGGCGTGCCGCAGCATCTGAGCGTCGCGGCTCTCAGCGTGATGTTCGTCGTCGCCCTGATCGCCCGTGTCGTCTGCGGCTTTCTGTTCGACCGCTTCTTCGCCCCCTGGATCGGCGCGCTGTGCTTTCTGGTTTCGGCCATTGGCGTGGCGATACTGATCTTGCCTGGCGCGCCGGCAGCGCAAGTCATCCTGGCCATCGTGCTGTTTGCCGTCGGCACTGGTGCTGAAACCGATCTGCTCGCCTTTCTGGTCAGCCGTTATTATGGCAATCGCGCCTTCGCGCAGATCTATGGCTGGCTGTTCGCCGCCTTCATGGTCGGGAGCGCCATCGGACCCTATCTGGTCGGCCTCGCTTTTGACCAGGCACGCGATTATACGACGGCGCTCGCCTGGTCATCGGCCGGCCTCTTGCTGTCGACCCTACTCCTTGCCAGTCTGCCGCGCTTCGCCAAGCGAGAGGCGAGCGCCACCGCGCCCGCCACAGCACCGGCGGAATAA
- a CDS encoding isochorismatase family protein yields MPKVSIKAKPAALEVDLSRAAVLVNDMQNAFCAPSGYLDRIGFDIGPAAATATKVEQFCNAARAAGLPVVLMQNGFSPDYHEASGPGSPLWHKSNALRYMRAHPQEQGRILTRGTWDYELIESLQPQPDDVLIQKSADNGFAGTDLDRLLRARNINTVFVCGISSNVGVESALRAAYHLGYFGIMVADACMAVGPAFMQEATEFNIASFFGWVSSVDDISDSFKHATA; encoded by the coding sequence ATGCCAAAAGTGTCGATCAAAGCCAAACCCGCGGCGCTGGAGGTGGACCTGTCCCGCGCGGCCGTCCTCGTCAACGATATGCAGAACGCCTTCTGCGCGCCCTCGGGCTATCTCGATCGTATCGGCTTTGATATCGGCCCGGCCGCCGCGACGGCCACCAAGGTGGAGCAATTCTGCAATGCCGCCCGCGCCGCGGGTCTGCCGGTCGTTCTCATGCAGAATGGCTTCTCGCCCGATTATCACGAAGCGTCTGGCCCCGGCTCGCCGCTCTGGCATAAATCCAACGCCCTGCGTTACATGCGCGCCCATCCGCAAGAACAAGGTCGCATTCTCACACGCGGCACATGGGACTATGAGCTGATCGAAAGCTTGCAGCCTCAGCCAGACGACGTGCTGATCCAGAAATCGGCTGACAATGGTTTCGCCGGCACCGATCTCGATCGCCTCTTACGGGCCAGAAACATCAACACCGTTTTTGTCTGCGGCATTTCCAGCAATGTCGGCGTCGAGTCAGCCCTGCGCGCCGCCTATCATTTGGGCTATTTCGGCATCATGGTGGCGGATGCCTGCATGGCCGTTGGCCCTGCGTTCATGCAGGAAGCGACCGAGTTCAATATCGCCAGCTTTTTCGGTTGGGTGTCTTCCGTTGATGACATTTCTGATTCATTCAAGCACGCTACAGCCTAG
- a CDS encoding gamma-glutamyltransferase family protein, whose translation MPRNLTTNRSNKGMVTAPHALASQAGLRVLQEGGNAIEAMVAAAATIAVVYPHMNSIGGDGFWLISRAGAAPLAIDASGTAARKATPAFYAEKKLNAVPPRGPLAANTVAGTIAGWGTALAMAREIGGRLPLSRLVEDAIAHAEAGITVSETQAALTTSKLAELALQPGFAQTYLVGGRPPACGETMRFPVLARTLRQLAAKGTEDFYRGDLARSITADLARCGSPLTLDDFTGYQATQVEALTVKTGVGQLYNMPPPTQGLASLLILAQFDRLKVAHGESFDHIHGLIEATKQAFLVRDKYIGDPGTMTQDVRAFLADDQVQAMVNRIDRRTALPWPQPATPGDTIWMGAMDDAGNAVSFIQSTFFEFGCGVVLPETGICWQNRGASFSLQPGSPRTIGPGRKPYHTLNPAMARLNDGRWMTYGTMGGEGQPQTQSALFTRHVHFGQDLQAAISAPRWLLGATWGEDKVNLRLENRFDPTLVAALRQAGHDVELLEPFSSTMGHAGAITRTADGRIEGATDPRSDGAALGI comes from the coding sequence ATGCCTCGCAATCTTACCACCAACCGCTCCAACAAAGGCATGGTCACCGCGCCACATGCGCTCGCAAGCCAGGCCGGCCTGCGTGTCTTGCAGGAAGGCGGCAATGCCATCGAGGCGATGGTCGCAGCCGCCGCCACCATCGCGGTGGTCTATCCGCACATGAATTCGATCGGCGGCGACGGCTTCTGGCTGATCTCGCGCGCTGGCGCGGCGCCCCTCGCCATCGACGCCAGCGGCACGGCCGCGCGCAAGGCGACACCGGCTTTCTATGCCGAGAAAAAGCTCAACGCGGTGCCGCCGCGTGGTCCGCTTGCGGCCAATACGGTCGCCGGCACGATCGCCGGCTGGGGCACGGCGCTCGCCATGGCGCGTGAGATCGGCGGACGCCTGCCGCTGTCGCGGCTCGTGGAAGATGCCATCGCCCATGCGGAGGCCGGCATCACGGTGAGCGAGACCCAGGCGGCGCTGACGACGTCGAAGCTCGCCGAGCTGGCCTTGCAGCCGGGCTTTGCCCAGACCTATCTCGTCGGCGGTCGCCCGCCGGCCTGCGGCGAGACGATGCGCTTTCCCGTGCTGGCACGCACCCTGCGGCAACTCGCGGCGAAAGGCACGGAGGATTTCTATCGTGGCGATCTCGCCCGCTCGATCACCGCTGATCTTGCCCGCTGCGGCTCACCGCTGACGCTCGACGACTTCACAGGCTACCAAGCCACACAGGTTGAAGCGCTCACCGTGAAGACCGGCGTCGGCCAGCTCTACAACATGCCGCCGCCGACGCAGGGCCTCGCCTCGCTGCTCATCCTGGCGCAATTCGATCGCCTGAAAGTGGCGCACGGCGAAAGCTTCGATCACATTCATGGATTGATCGAGGCAACCAAGCAAGCTTTCCTGGTGCGCGATAAGTATATCGGCGATCCCGGCACGATGACCCAGGACGTCAGGGCTTTTCTCGCCGACGATCAGGTGCAAGCCATGGTCAATCGCATCGATCGCCGCACGGCCCTGCCCTGGCCGCAACCCGCAACACCTGGCGACACGATCTGGATGGGCGCGATGGACGACGCCGGCAATGCGGTGAGCTTCATCCAATCGACCTTCTTTGAATTCGGTTGCGGCGTGGTGCTGCCTGAGACTGGCATCTGCTGGCAGAATCGCGGCGCCAGTTTCAGCTTGCAGCCGGGTTCTCCGCGCACGATCGGGCCGGGCCGCAAACCTTATCACACGCTCAACCCGGCGATGGCGCGCCTCAACGATGGGCGCTGGATGACCTATGGCACGATGGGCGGCGAAGGCCAGCCGCAAACCCAATCGGCGCTGTTCACACGCCACGTGCATTTCGGCCAAGACCTGCAAGCGGCGATCTCGGCGCCGCGCTGGCTGCTCGGCGCGACCTGGGGCGAAGACAAGGTGAACCTGCGCCTGGAAAACCGGTTCGATCCAACTCTCGTCGCGGCCCTGCGCCAGGCTGGCCACGACGTCGAACTGCTCGAACCGTTCAGCAGCACCATGGGCCATGCCGGCGCGATTACGCGGACGGCGGACGGCCGGATCGAAGGCGCGACGGACCCGCGCAGCGATGGCGCGGCGCTGGGCATCTAG
- a CDS encoding class I SAM-dependent methyltransferase produces MSDQRTEPDNTAVRVALWRALHVEVDAPPPVLVDDIGLKLVAPDAGWRQRPDMDPQFTRLFRASIVARARFIEDLAIEQAAKGVSQYVILGAGLDTFAQRRPEIASGLHVFEIDQPGTQAWKRQRLIDCGYGIPNWLHLVPVDFEAGDQWQQRLVENGFDIKRPAVVASTGVSMYLTKEAVAATLRQIAAQAPGSSLAMTFLLPLELMDADVRPGFEMAAKGARASGTPFLSFFAPDELLALAREAGFKDAQHISGATLAERYFTGRSDGLRPPSHGEDLLVATT; encoded by the coding sequence ATGTCGGACCAGCGCACCGAACCAGACAACACGGCGGTGCGGGTCGCCCTGTGGCGAGCCTTGCATGTGGAGGTCGACGCGCCGCCGCCTGTGCTGGTCGACGACATCGGCCTCAAGCTGGTGGCGCCGGACGCTGGTTGGCGGCAGCGGCCCGACATGGACCCGCAGTTCACGCGGCTGTTTCGCGCCTCGATCGTCGCCCGCGCCCGCTTCATCGAGGATCTCGCCATCGAACAGGCGGCCAAGGGCGTCAGCCAATATGTCATCCTTGGCGCTGGCCTCGACACTTTCGCACAACGCCGGCCGGAGATAGCCTCCGGCCTGCATGTTTTCGAAATCGATCAGCCGGGCACGCAGGCCTGGAAGCGGCAACGGCTCATCGACTGTGGCTATGGCATTCCCAATTGGCTGCACCTCGTGCCGGTCGATTTCGAGGCTGGCGATCAATGGCAACAGCGATTGGTGGAGAACGGCTTCGATATCAAACGGCCCGCCGTCGTCGCCTCGACCGGCGTCAGCATGTATCTGACGAAAGAGGCGGTGGCGGCGACCTTGCGCCAGATCGCGGCGCAGGCGCCGGGCTCGTCGCTGGCCATGACATTCCTGCTGCCGCTTGAACTGATGGATGCGGATGTGCGGCCAGGATTTGAAATGGCCGCCAAAGGCGCGCGCGCCAGCGGCACGCCCTTCCTCAGTTTCTTCGCACCGGACGAGCTTCTCGCCCTGGCGCGCGAAGCCGGCTTCAAAGACGCCCAGCACATCTCGGGCGCAACACTGGCCGAGCGCTATTTCACCGGCCGGAGCGATGGCCTGCGGCCACCAAGCCATGGCGAGGATCTGCTCGTCGCGACCACCTAG
- a CDS encoding DUF3829 domain-containing protein, with translation MRVFRNALIASLVFSASFAALPVLAQPKPSATDDRAVSQFWNVYRTLTSECGGAAWTLWQSNSYERWRSGKSPVLSMHYSARFYQTLPPAPQALPEPTRAQAAEAMKKANDILKTSAPEFSTLADYINAKDFKDDKYKKGDEINTRLVAAGKACFDVSQEMENIFTAYAEKRAPDLVSASSNKPAAQQRLSDWQMARDLSNELAKGTKADLAALDTKTKALSEMVEKRLADPALAASSFYRDLNKDVAVEMRKTVREIKEKPKLLQEYGEQRPRNRFVYLRSQINAGGGRNLLDEISK, from the coding sequence ATGCGCGTATTTCGCAATGCTTTGATCGCGAGCCTGGTCTTTTCCGCTAGCTTCGCCGCTCTGCCGGTTTTGGCGCAGCCCAAACCTTCCGCTACGGACGATCGGGCCGTTTCGCAATTCTGGAACGTCTATCGCACGCTGACGAGTGAATGCGGCGGCGCCGCCTGGACGCTCTGGCAATCGAATTCCTATGAGCGCTGGCGCAGCGGCAAGTCGCCGGTCCTCTCGATGCATTATTCGGCGCGTTTCTATCAGACCTTGCCACCCGCGCCCCAGGCGCTGCCGGAACCGACGCGCGCTCAGGCGGCCGAGGCGATGAAGAAGGCCAATGACATCCTGAAGACGTCCGCCCCCGAGTTCAGCACGCTTGCCGACTATATCAACGCCAAGGATTTCAAGGACGACAAGTACAAGAAGGGCGACGAAATCAACACGCGCCTGGTCGCCGCCGGCAAGGCCTGTTTCGACGTTAGCCAGGAGATGGAAAACATCTTCACCGCCTATGCCGAGAAGCGCGCACCCGATCTTGTGTCTGCTTCATCAAACAAGCCCGCCGCGCAGCAGCGCTTGAGCGACTGGCAGATGGCCCGCGACCTGTCCAACGAACTGGCCAAGGGCACCAAGGCAGATCTCGCCGCGCTCGATACGAAAACCAAGGCCCTCTCAGAAATGGTGGAGAAGCGGCTCGCCGACCCGGCGCTGGCTGCCTCGAGCTTTTATCGCGACCTCAACAAAGACGTCGCGGTGGAAATGCGCAAGACCGTGCGTGAGATCAAGGAAAAGCCAAAGCTGCTGCAGGAATATGGCGAGCAACGGCCACGCAACCGCTTCGTCTATCTGCGCAGCCAGATCAATGCCGGCGGCGGACGTAACCTGCTTGATGAAATCAGTAAGTAA
- a CDS encoding LLM class flavin-dependent oxidoreductase, whose amino-acid sequence MRFAHFAHVWGKPGMTPHQRYEQLWREIQLCDELGFDYAFSVEHHFTPQESWMSSPNMYVAAAGARTKRIKLGAMGHVVPLHHPVRLVEEIALADQITNGRVELGLVPGIQDSYFKNFGANFADRRAITQEFARFMQHAYREGAAGRTVDWDGALIKVKDMDLSVWPVQKPWPPMWMETRDPPTLELCAELGLHTGYFLLFPRQEAATRYAPYLAGWKTNGHAGTPNIAYSTVVYVDETDEKAIAKAKADAGNAYKGFFSTGDDWDEIRKKQKETAAYFEVRGDKGAGEIILNLLDPDYLIENDLVLIGSPETVANKLRRWSSEGMFNTFFGEFNFGNIPEEALMRSIRLFGEQVIPRLRDHEPF is encoded by the coding sequence ATGCGTTTCGCCCATTTCGCCCATGTCTGGGGCAAGCCCGGCATGACGCCGCATCAGCGCTATGAACAATTGTGGCGCGAGATCCAGCTCTGCGACGAACTCGGCTTCGACTATGCCTTCAGCGTCGAACATCATTTCACGCCGCAGGAAAGCTGGATGTCGTCGCCCAACATGTATGTGGCGGCGGCCGGCGCGCGCACCAAGCGCATCAAGCTCGGCGCCATGGGCCATGTGGTGCCGCTGCATCATCCGGTGCGCCTCGTCGAAGAGATCGCGCTGGCCGACCAGATCACCAATGGCCGTGTCGAACTCGGCCTCGTGCCCGGCATTCAGGACAGCTACTTCAAGAATTTCGGCGCCAATTTCGCCGATCGCCGCGCCATCACCCAGGAATTCGCGCGCTTCATGCAGCATGCCTATCGCGAAGGTGCCGCTGGCCGCACGGTTGATTGGGACGGCGCGCTGATCAAGGTCAAGGACATGGACCTGTCGGTCTGGCCGGTGCAAAAGCCGTGGCCGCCGATGTGGATGGAAACGCGCGATCCGCCGACATTGGAGCTGTGCGCCGAACTTGGCCTGCACACCGGCTACTTCCTGTTGTTTCCGCGCCAGGAAGCCGCGACCCGCTACGCGCCCTATCTCGCTGGCTGGAAGACAAACGGCCATGCGGGCACGCCCAACATCGCCTATTCCACCGTCGTCTATGTGGACGAGACCGACGAAAAGGCCATCGCCAAAGCCAAGGCCGACGCGGGCAATGCCTATAAAGGTTTCTTCTCCACCGGCGACGACTGGGACGAGATCCGCAAGAAGCAGAAGGAGACCGCCGCTTACTTCGAAGTGCGCGGCGACAAGGGCGCCGGCGAGATCATCCTCAATCTGCTCGATCCCGATTATTTGATCGAGAACGACCTGGTGCTGATCGGCTCGCCCGAGACGGTGGCCAACAAGCTGCGCCGCTGGTCGAGCGAAGGCATGTTCAACACATTCTTCGGCGAGTTCAATTTCGGCAACATTCCGGAGGAGGCCTTGATGCGCTCGATCCGGCTGTTCGGCGAACAGGTGATCCCACGGCTGCGCGATCACGAACCATTCTGA
- a CDS encoding GntR family transcriptional regulator: MTQLSLDQGDLSLYRQLETIVRGQIIDGELSPGDRLPSEADLSAQYSVSRATVRQALEALEREGLINRHVGRGTFVRALTTQADTTVGRVQHDWREAIALADQAERLTRHAGMPAPPHVANILKVAIDDPVPFFIRMSESEPSWGVRRYLHPRFNSVIAEIAAAKHFLPKLSAVTGTPVTTTKMWAEAILASPRFAMMFKVPTASPMLSIWWIDEADGAAVAVSHMLQPGPLFSLGLNADEFDAE; the protein is encoded by the coding sequence ATGACGCAGCTTTCTCTCGATCAAGGGGACCTCAGCCTCTATCGGCAGCTTGAGACGATCGTCCGCGGACAGATCATCGACGGCGAATTGAGCCCCGGCGATCGCCTGCCCTCCGAAGCGGACCTGTCAGCGCAATACAGCGTCAGCCGCGCCACCGTGCGGCAGGCGCTGGAAGCGCTGGAACGGGAAGGCCTGATCAACCGCCATGTCGGGCGCGGCACCTTCGTGCGGGCGTTGACGACCCAGGCCGATACGACGGTCGGCCGCGTGCAGCATGATTGGCGCGAGGCCATCGCGCTTGCTGACCAGGCCGAACGGCTGACCCGACACGCCGGCATGCCGGCCCCGCCTCATGTGGCGAATATTCTCAAAGTCGCCATCGACGATCCGGTGCCCTTCTTCATCCGCATGTCGGAAAGCGAGCCGTCCTGGGGCGTGCGGCGCTATCTGCATCCCCGCTTCAACAGCGTCATCGCCGAAATCGCCGCCGCCAAGCATTTTCTGCCAAAGCTCAGCGCCGTCACCGGCACGCCCGTGACCACGACAAAAATGTGGGCCGAAGCGATCCTCGCCTCGCCGCGCTTCGCCATGATGTTCAAGGTGCCAACGGCTTCGCCAATGCTGTCGATCTGGTGGATCGACGAAGCTGACGGCGCCGCTGTCGCCGTTTCCCACATGCTGCAGCCCGGTCCGTTGTTCTCCCTTGGCCTCAATGCCGATGAGTTCGACGCCGAATAA
- a CDS encoding zinc-binding alcohol dehydrogenase family protein, whose protein sequence is MKAVRIFDHGGVDKLVYGDFPMPEIGPRDVRVQVTATGVSLWDIKYRRGELPVLPGRPAFPMPMQLGRDAAGRVEAVGRDVTAFAVGDRVVGLVHPANPASALTVRGFGNLSTEIEYPGHTLFGGNAQFVARPESYWMKLPSGASESAAAAALWSYSTAHRILADRLGAHLGDSVLLIGASGGMGSATLDLAELMGLRVIAVTRSAQKKAFLEARGAAAVVVLSGKDDAAAVRAYADQLGVDGAIDYSGDPTMLKLAIDVLRPGGTLVVAAVEGGGGPVPLTTRDCLRLEINLRGARASTLNDQRCVIDLLGQGKIEPAIHTVLPLSAIGEAHTLLESGTVSGRILLDPWGERS, encoded by the coding sequence ATGAAAGCGGTTCGTATTTTTGACCATGGCGGTGTCGACAAACTGGTCTATGGCGATTTTCCCATGCCCGAGATCGGCCCGCGCGACGTGCGGGTGCAAGTCACGGCAACAGGCGTGTCCTTGTGGGACATCAAATATCGTCGGGGCGAGTTGCCGGTGCTGCCGGGCCGACCTGCTTTTCCCATGCCGATGCAACTTGGTCGTGATGCGGCGGGCCGTGTCGAGGCGGTGGGCCGCGACGTGACGGCCTTCGCTGTTGGCGACCGTGTGGTTGGCCTGGTCCATCCAGCCAATCCCGCCTCGGCGCTCACTGTTCGTGGCTTCGGCAATCTTTCCACCGAGATCGAATATCCCGGGCACACTCTCTTTGGCGGCAACGCGCAATTCGTCGCCCGCCCGGAAAGCTATTGGATGAAGTTGCCATCAGGAGCGAGTGAAAGCGCGGCTGCGGCAGCGTTATGGTCCTATTCCACCGCCCATCGCATCCTCGCCGATCGTCTCGGCGCGCACCTCGGCGATAGTGTGCTGCTGATCGGCGCATCGGGCGGCATGGGCTCGGCGACGCTTGATCTGGCTGAGTTGATGGGTCTGCGGGTGATCGCGGTGACGCGCTCCGCCCAGAAGAAAGCCTTTCTCGAAGCCCGTGGTGCGGCCGCCGTCGTCGTTCTCTCCGGCAAGGATGATGCTGCGGCGGTCAGAGCATATGCGGATCAACTGGGTGTCGACGGTGCCATCGATTACAGCGGCGATCCCACAATGCTGAAACTGGCGATCGATGTGCTGCGTCCTGGCGGCACGCTGGTTGTCGCTGCCGTCGAAGGCGGTGGCGGCCCCGTGCCGCTCACCACCCGCGACTGCCTGCGCCTCGAGATCAATCTGCGTGGCGCGCGCGCCTCGACCCTTAACGATCAACGCTGCGTGATCGACCTGCTGGGGCAGGGCAAGATCGAACCCGCGATTCACACGGTCTTACCGCTATCGGCCATCGGAGAAGCCCATACTCTGCTCGAGTCTGGCACCGTATCGGGACGGATTCTGCTCGATCCTTGGGGCGAAAGAAGCTGA
- a CDS encoding alpha/beta hydrolase, whose protein sequence is MRPVHGADTKTIVIDGVTTRYLEAGSTMQPHLILLHSCEFGACAEISFEYNIAALAQHFHVIAPDWIGYGGSDKTYDFGRNPLFPRLRQLQRLLAAFAIEEADFIGNSCAASFLLQWMSEPGSDDRRVLPVRKMVLVSPSSIGTPGPGRQAHNAYDGQREAMRAIVAASFHSPVWPADEDYVERRQQSALTPGHWEAIEAARFRMPGRVSAGPPKPDYSACTVPLLLITGQNDKLIAEPEGAMANGRRMLRNGRFEVFAQSGHCSHIEHADRFNAMALDYLRTA, encoded by the coding sequence TTGCGTCCTGTCCACGGTGCCGACACCAAAACAATCGTGATCGATGGCGTCACCACGCGCTATCTCGAGGCTGGCAGCACGATGCAGCCGCATCTGATCCTGCTACACAGCTGCGAATTCGGCGCCTGCGCCGAGATCAGTTTCGAATATAACATCGCCGCGCTGGCGCAGCACTTTCACGTTATCGCGCCAGACTGGATCGGCTACGGCGGCAGCGACAAAACCTACGACTTCGGCCGCAATCCTTTGTTCCCGCGCCTACGCCAACTGCAGCGGCTGCTTGCGGCTTTCGCCATCGAGGAAGCCGATTTCATCGGCAACAGCTGCGCCGCCTCCTTCCTGTTGCAATGGATGTCGGAGCCCGGCAGCGACGACCGCCGCGTGCTGCCGGTGCGCAAAATGGTTCTGGTCAGCCCGTCGTCGATCGGGACGCCGGGACCGGGGCGACAAGCGCACAACGCCTATGATGGCCAGCGCGAAGCGATGCGCGCCATTGTCGCCGCCAGCTTTCACAGCCCTGTCTGGCCAGCGGACGAAGACTATGTCGAGCGTCGTCAACAGAGCGCGCTGACACCCGGTCATTGGGAAGCCATCGAAGCAGCGCGCTTTCGCATGCCCGGCCGCGTCTCGGCCGGACCGCCAAAGCCCGACTACAGCGCCTGCACCGTGCCGCTGCTGCTCATCACCGGACAGAACGACAAGCTGATCGCCGAGCCCGAAGGGGCGATGGCAAACGGCCGCCGCATGTTGCGCAACGGCCGCTTCGAGGTGTTCGCCCAATCGGGCCACTGCTCGCACATCGAACATGCCGACAGGTTCAACGCCATGGCGCTCGATTACCTCAGGACCGCCTGA
- a CDS encoding SDR family oxidoreductase produces the protein MDPRPDELTGKVALVIGAGSIKPDEMSNGRATAITYARAGAKVVAVDVSAQALAGTTDAITAEGYECLGLVGDASDETVVNEIVAAAIQRFGSVDILHNNIGILTFGSVLKTDVETWDRIMMLNVRSMFLATRTVLPHMIERKGGSIVNISALASARFLGAAVTYMTSKAAVNGFTQAVALENARHGIRCNAILPGFIDTPVGLSVYEGGDPVEAATRKAKRNAALPSGKAGTPWDIARAALFLASDAAAYINGVLLPVESGVMLLSPTAA, from the coding sequence ATGGACCCGAGACCAGATGAACTGACCGGGAAAGTGGCGTTGGTGATCGGCGCCGGCTCCATCAAGCCTGACGAGATGAGCAATGGACGGGCGACCGCCATCACTTACGCCCGCGCCGGCGCCAAAGTCGTCGCCGTCGATGTCTCAGCTCAGGCCCTGGCGGGAACCACCGATGCGATCACGGCCGAGGGATATGAATGTCTCGGCTTGGTCGGCGATGCCTCCGACGAAACCGTGGTGAACGAGATCGTCGCCGCGGCCATACAGCGCTTCGGCAGCGTCGACATTCTGCACAACAATATCGGTATTCTCACCTTCGGCTCGGTGCTCAAGACCGATGTGGAGACCTGGGACCGCATCATGATGCTGAATGTGCGCAGCATGTTTCTCGCCACCCGCACCGTGCTGCCGCATATGATCGAACGGAAAGGCGGATCGATCGTCAATATTTCAGCCCTGGCCTCCGCGCGGTTTCTCGGCGCGGCGGTCACCTATATGACATCCAAGGCTGCGGTAAACGGCTTTACCCAGGCGGTGGCTTTGGAAAACGCCCGCCACGGCATCCGCTGCAACGCCATCCTGCCGGGCTTCATCGATACTCCCGTCGGTCTCAGCGTCTACGAAGGCGGCGATCCAGTGGAAGCGGCGACGCGCAAAGCCAAGCGCAATGCGGCGCTGCCCAGCGGCAAGGCCGGCACGCCTTGGGACATCGCGCGCGCCGCTTTGTTCCTCGCATCCGATGCGGCCGCCTACATCAACGGCGTGCTTTTGCCTGTTGAGTCAGGCGTGATGTTGCTCTCGCCAACCGCCGCATGA